In Halobacterium sp. R2-5, one DNA window encodes the following:
- a CDS encoding sulfite exporter TauE/SafE family protein: MSTRNARVDPRQFVKNLLQFRYREVTMLFATLAVLTCSIVFFPGWDNVSKGVQSNVSTELLLLFAVVAVVAGVVKGMIGFGYALITTPIFASVIDPTIAVVVLAIPPWMINMFQIGETKTGLSFVREEWLLILLAIVGSITGVYFLAQYSAGPIVPFLIGVIIFAYVVFQVVQNFVTIEEAHHPIALSTAGFLEGFLLAVSNLGPLLPAYFHTFERDTERYIGGLSMVLGIIFTVRILQMALFTNLMTTYRLWLGSIIAVITIVGLLLGTYLRRLEVDDQKFNWFVITLLFVISVNIFRNTVPKLF, translated from the coding sequence ATGAGTACACGTAACGCCAGAGTCGATCCTCGCCAGTTCGTTAAGAACCTGCTTCAATTCCGGTATCGAGAAGTAACGATGCTGTTCGCGACGCTCGCGGTTCTTACGTGCTCGATCGTCTTCTTCCCTGGATGGGATAACGTTTCGAAGGGCGTCCAGTCGAACGTCTCGACCGAATTACTCCTGCTCTTTGCTGTCGTCGCTGTTGTCGCAGGCGTCGTGAAGGGGATGATAGGCTTTGGATACGCACTGATTACGACCCCCATCTTTGCCTCTGTTATAGACCCGACAATTGCGGTTGTCGTTCTCGCTATCCCACCCTGGATGATCAATATGTTCCAGATCGGGGAGACCAAGACTGGTCTGTCGTTCGTCCGGGAGGAATGGCTTCTCATCCTACTGGCAATCGTTGGGTCAATTACCGGCGTCTACTTCCTTGCCCAGTACAGCGCCGGACCGATTGTACCGTTTCTCATCGGGGTGATTATCTTCGCGTACGTCGTTTTTCAGGTCGTTCAGAATTTTGTGACGATCGAAGAAGCACACCACCCAATCGCACTCAGTACCGCTGGCTTTCTCGAAGGATTCCTGCTCGCAGTATCTAACCTCGGGCCGCTACTCCCGGCGTATTTCCATACGTTCGAGCGTGATACCGAGCGCTATATCGGCGGGCTCTCTATGGTTCTCGGAATCATCTTCACAGTCCGCATTCTTCAGATGGCGCTTTTCACGAATCTCATGACCACGTACCGGCTCTGGCTCGGGTCCATTATTGCGGTTATCACGATTGTGGGGCTTCTCCTCGGAACCTATCTACGCCGACTCGAGGTCGACGACCAGAAGTTCAACTGGTTCGTTATCACCCTGCTGTTCGTCATCTCGGTCAACATTTTCCGAAACACGGTCCCGAAGCTTTTCTAG
- a CDS encoding phage integrase SAM-like domain-containing protein, with protein MSDRTLSTPLDDSFERYLQDKGKGRGGDGGNYRRNAARELRRFVEWAAGDRGGDSWTGIVPDDVDREPTFEDLDERVFREYARHLAGDRGLKQNTVQTYYRYISAWCGWCVNEGYLEAHYAQRASAMAPLPEDDGRKPGDQQAWTSEQRHALTRYVDEQARDTIETYTTLPEDVPPLERQRARYVALKAARDRALVFVLAYTAVRVGEVLRDPNDPRRRGVRWEEISLEDGSMDVYRKKQQWDAASLPDPVISPLRSYRQLMDPPSERWPVFPTFDQRTLATLVQDGLADRGFQPDAIDERRAAYARDFLLALDEDIRPSSITTDGARSILQRLSEAAEIDIDDSKHDYLAPHGGRRGMGEVLVRAFGYTVAARYLDNSEEMVREHYSHIEAGELGDVATEALSEIEN; from the coding sequence TTGTCTGACCGGACACTCTCGACGCCGCTCGACGACAGCTTCGAGCGGTACCTCCAGGACAAGGGGAAAGGCCGCGGTGGCGACGGCGGGAACTATCGACGTAATGCAGCACGCGAACTAAGGCGGTTCGTGGAGTGGGCTGCCGGCGACCGCGGTGGTGACAGCTGGACTGGGATCGTCCCCGATGACGTTGACCGAGAACCTACCTTCGAGGACCTTGACGAACGTGTCTTCCGTGAATACGCGCGCCATCTCGCTGGTGACCGGGGCCTCAAACAGAATACTGTACAAACCTATTATCGCTATATCTCTGCGTGGTGTGGCTGGTGCGTCAACGAGGGCTACCTCGAGGCGCACTACGCGCAGCGGGCGAGCGCGATGGCGCCGCTGCCTGAAGACGACGGCCGCAAGCCCGGTGACCAGCAGGCCTGGACGTCCGAACAGCGCCACGCACTCACTCGGTACGTCGACGAGCAGGCCCGTGACACCATCGAGACCTACACGACTCTCCCGGAGGATGTTCCCCCTCTTGAGCGGCAGCGAGCGCGCTACGTGGCGTTGAAGGCGGCTCGTGACCGCGCTCTCGTGTTTGTCCTTGCGTACACCGCTGTCCGAGTTGGCGAGGTCCTTCGGGACCCCAACGACCCACGCCGGCGTGGGGTTCGGTGGGAGGAGATCTCGCTTGAGGATGGGAGTATGGATGTCTACCGAAAGAAACAGCAGTGGGATGCGGCGAGCCTTCCTGATCCGGTAATTTCGCCGCTGCGGAGCTATCGTCAGTTGATGGATCCTCCGTCGGAGCGGTGGCCTGTGTTTCCGACGTTCGACCAGCGAACGCTCGCAACCCTCGTCCAAGACGGGCTGGCCGATCGCGGATTTCAACCGGATGCAATCGACGAGCGACGTGCTGCCTACGCTCGTGACTTCTTACTGGCCCTCGACGAGGATATTCGGCCGTCGTCGATTACGACGGATGGTGCACGATCAATCCTCCAACGGCTCTCCGAAGCCGCTGAAATCGACATCGATGACTCCAAACACGATTATCTCGCCCCCCATGGTGGACGACGTGGGATGGGTGAGGTCCTCGTCCGAGCGTTTGGGTACACGGTTGCTGCCCGATATCTGGACAACTCCGAAGAAATGGTCCGGGAACACTACTCGCACATCGAGGCTGGCGAACTAGGCGATGTTGCCACAGAAGCGCTTAGTGAGATTGAGAACTGA